In the genome of Thermoleophilia bacterium, one region contains:
- a CDS encoding ATP-binding cassette domain-containing protein gives MSNVSWGVTGLTVQHGQHVALDNVTLSVRAGGITAVYGGDGAGKSTLLRALAGGVRPSSGSIDRPNRALIGVVPGTSGIYTDLSVDENIAFVAEAYGLTGAKLTAQTQALLARTGLEGTGDRLAGRLSGGMRQKLAFALAMLHEPRLLILDEPTTGVDPVSRADLWRLIAGAAADGTAVVVATDSYDEAARAENVLTLEGGHVVASGALPAAPPRARNTAQTEPQVVDGTDPSATPLALSRHVAKVFGHMSAVIDVDLTVAPGEVVGLLGANGAGKTTLIRMLLGLLEPSSGQVELFGQGPSRATRRRLGYVPQGLGLWEDLTVAENLAFVARAFGAGQPALGADDAELVAHSDTLVRDLPFGLRRRLAFAAALAHNPELLVLDEPTSGVGASARARLWTTIHSAAQRGAGVLVTTHHLEEADECDRLVIMAAGRVVADGRLADIVGTAQALAIESEHWEVAFAALEADGLPTALVGRVLRVPESNPERVRRALQARGLTATITPVPATLEEVFVTLTRGHSDTNAA, from the coding sequence ATGAGCAACGTCTCCTGGGGAGTAACCGGTCTGACGGTGCAACACGGGCAGCACGTGGCGCTCGACAACGTCACACTGAGCGTGCGAGCCGGCGGCATCACGGCCGTGTACGGGGGCGACGGCGCCGGCAAGTCGACGCTCCTGCGCGCCCTGGCCGGCGGCGTGCGACCAAGCAGCGGCAGCATAGATCGTCCCAACCGAGCGCTGATCGGCGTCGTCCCAGGCACAAGCGGCATCTACACGGATCTCAGTGTCGACGAGAACATCGCCTTCGTCGCCGAAGCGTATGGTCTGACCGGCGCCAAGCTCACGGCGCAAACTCAGGCGCTCCTGGCGCGAACCGGACTAGAAGGTACCGGCGACAGGCTCGCCGGGCGCCTCTCCGGGGGCATGCGGCAGAAGCTCGCCTTCGCCCTAGCCATGCTCCACGAGCCGAGACTGCTTATCCTCGACGAACCCACAACCGGCGTGGACCCCGTGAGCCGCGCCGACCTCTGGCGACTCATCGCGGGTGCCGCTGCCGACGGGACAGCGGTCGTCGTCGCCACCGACTCCTACGACGAGGCGGCGCGAGCAGAGAACGTTCTCACCCTCGAGGGCGGCCACGTAGTAGCCAGCGGCGCGCTTCCCGCGGCGCCGCCGCGCGCTCGGAACACCGCGCAGACAGAACCGCAGGTGGTCGACGGTACGGACCCGAGCGCAACGCCGCTCGCTCTGTCGCGCCACGTCGCCAAAGTGTTCGGGCACATGAGCGCCGTCATCGACGTTGACCTCACCGTTGCCCCCGGTGAAGTGGTGGGACTTCTGGGAGCCAACGGCGCGGGCAAGACCACGCTCATCCGCATGCTCCTCGGCCTATTGGAACCCTCATCCGGGCAAGTCGAGCTGTTCGGCCAGGGGCCATCGCGTGCCACGCGCCGCCGCCTCGGGTACGTCCCGCAGGGGCTCGGGCTCTGGGAAGACCTCACGGTGGCGGAGAATCTCGCCTTCGTCGCGCGTGCGTTCGGCGCCGGCCAACCGGCGCTCGGCGCCGACGACGCCGAGCTCGTCGCGCACAGCGATACGCTGGTTCGCGACCTTCCTTTCGGATTGCGCCGGCGCCTGGCATTTGCCGCCGCCCTCGCTCACAACCCTGAGCTGCTCGTTCTCGACGAACCCACCTCAGGAGTCGGCGCGAGCGCCCGCGCACGCCTCTGGACGACGATTCATTCCGCCGCACAGCGCGGCGCCGGCGTTCTGGTCACAACCCACCATCTCGAAGAGGCCGACGAGTGCGACCGCCTGGTCATCATGGCTGCCGGCCGCGTCGTCGCCGACGGCCGGCTCGCGGACATCGTTGGCACCGCTCAGGCGCTGGCGATCGAGTCGGAACACTGGGAAGTGGCTTTCGCCGCGCTCGAAGCGGATGGCCTGCCGACGGCGCTCGTGGGCCGCGTGCTCCGCGTACCCGAGTCCAACCCAGAACGGGTGCGCCGCGCACTGCAGGCGCGTGGTCTCACGGCCACCATCACGCCGGTTCCAGCCACGCTGGAAGAGGTGTTCGTCACGCTCACTCGCGGCCACTCAGACACCAACGCCGCGTGA
- a CDS encoding DHA2 family efflux MFS transporter permease subunit, whose protein sequence is MKQPLPNGSAPVADIGDPRKWWILFAVSFGMFMALLDVTIVNIAIPTIMDDLSASVADVSWVISAYSLTLAVLFLSMGRVSDKFGQKRTFLAVGVVCFTIFSLLCGLAPNIQWLIVFRVGQGIGGAALAPISLAILLGAFPARERGAAVGIWGAIGSVAGAVGPSLGGVIIQYLSWHWIFFVNVPVGIVALLVGWRVIPNRPVAGAVRGVDLPGLGISAVGLFCLVLALIQGNDWGWTSTRTLALFGVAIVSYPLFLWWESHTETPMFDLRLLRIRSFTAANSAMFFVGTAMGGAAFLLVLFLVSVLGYSELQAALAITPMPLTGLVVAPFVGRLVDRVGPRIPGVVGALFFVAGLVLLAQLDGEASATDAMWRTVLLGAGIGFSMPTFSAAAMGSLPPHVAGVGSGALNTLRQVGFSLGLAVVVAVFSHALIVNSQEAAASAVAYVQTRTELPAKTRAAISAAILKQADNPQEARAVVSGGSLPGVPAAAPGTPAAATQAEIGAAIAAIFRDTLARSFAWPFYAAAVAAALAAIPALFTGRRLGEHEGHHELTRAQRIAERQ, encoded by the coding sequence GTGAAGCAGCCTCTTCCGAACGGTAGCGCACCGGTCGCCGATATCGGGGATCCGCGCAAGTGGTGGATCCTCTTCGCCGTCAGCTTCGGCATGTTCATGGCCCTGCTCGACGTCACGATCGTCAACATCGCGATCCCCACGATCATGGACGATCTCAGCGCTTCGGTCGCGGATGTCTCGTGGGTCATCAGCGCCTACAGCCTGACGCTGGCCGTCCTCTTCCTGAGCATGGGGCGCGTCTCCGACAAGTTCGGGCAGAAGCGCACCTTCCTCGCCGTCGGGGTGGTCTGCTTCACGATCTTCTCACTCCTCTGCGGACTGGCGCCAAACATCCAGTGGCTGATCGTCTTCCGTGTCGGCCAGGGTATCGGAGGCGCGGCACTGGCACCCATCTCACTGGCCATCCTTCTCGGCGCCTTTCCCGCCCGCGAGCGCGGCGCCGCCGTCGGCATCTGGGGAGCGATCGGGTCCGTTGCCGGCGCCGTCGGCCCATCGCTCGGTGGTGTCATCATCCAGTACCTGTCCTGGCACTGGATCTTCTTCGTTAATGTGCCGGTCGGCATCGTCGCGCTGCTCGTGGGCTGGCGTGTCATCCCCAATCGACCCGTGGCCGGCGCGGTCCGAGGTGTCGACCTCCCCGGCCTCGGCATCTCAGCTGTCGGGCTCTTCTGCCTCGTCCTGGCCCTGATCCAGGGCAACGACTGGGGTTGGACCTCGACGCGCACACTGGCGCTTTTCGGCGTGGCGATCGTCAGCTACCCACTCTTCCTCTGGTGGGAATCGCACACGGAGACGCCGATGTTCGACCTGCGGCTGCTGCGTATCCGCTCGTTCACCGCCGCGAACAGCGCGATGTTCTTCGTCGGCACGGCGATGGGCGGCGCCGCGTTCCTGCTCGTCCTCTTCCTCGTCAGCGTGCTCGGCTACAGCGAGCTCCAGGCAGCCCTGGCGATCACACCGATGCCCCTGACGGGGCTTGTGGTAGCGCCCTTTGTTGGGCGCCTCGTCGACCGAGTTGGGCCACGCATTCCCGGCGTAGTCGGCGCACTCTTCTTCGTCGCCGGCCTCGTTCTGCTGGCACAACTCGACGGCGAGGCCAGCGCGACCGATGCCATGTGGCGCACGGTGCTGCTCGGCGCCGGCATTGGATTCAGCATGCCGACCTTCTCGGCGGCGGCGATGGGCTCGCTTCCACCGCACGTCGCCGGGGTCGGCTCCGGCGCCTTGAACACCTTGCGTCAGGTCGGCTTCTCACTTGGCCTCGCCGTGGTCGTCGCAGTCTTCTCGCACGCGTTGATCGTCAATTCGCAGGAGGCCGCCGCCAGCGCGGTGGCCTACGTTCAAACGCGAACCGAACTGCCGGCGAAGACGCGAGCAGCGATCAGCGCCGCCATTCTCAAGCAGGCCGACAACCCACAGGAGGCGCGCGCCGTGGTGAGCGGCGGCAGCTTGCCGGGCGTGCCGGCGGCAGCGCCGGGCACTCCCGCCGCCGCCACGCAAGCCGAGATCGGTGCCGCGATTGCCGCGATCTTTCGCGACACGCTCGCGCGCTCGTTCGCTTGGCCGTTCTACGCTGCCGCAGTCGCTGCCGCCCTCGCGGCGATCCCTGCGCTGTTCACAGGCCGCCGTCTCGGCGAACATGAGGGCCATCATGAGTTGACGCGAGCGCAGCGCATCGCCGAACGACAGTGA
- a CDS encoding cation-transporting P-type ATPase, translated as MDQIAGMNWHHLPAEEVFELIETNPDAGLDVFEVKHRQEEFGPNELTARGGSSAFKRFLLQFHQPLIYILIASGAITAFLREWVDSGVIFGVVIVNAVVGYLQEAKAVQAIEALAKTMTTEATVLRSGEQVRLSAVDLVPGDIVFLQAGDRVPADLRLFRSRDLQIDESALTGESLPVEKRPELVERETVLAERANMAYASALVTFGQGAGVVVGIGDDTEVGRISSLITQADDLSTPLTKKIAAFSTLLLIVILALGAVTFVVGLLRGETVVDMFLAAVALAVGAIPEGLPAAVTITLAIGVSRMARRKAIIRKLPAVETLGSTTVICTDKTGTLTQNQMTVQRIVTGGREFVVSGGGYEPVGSVATAADPHNAVDVDTIPALRTTLVAGALCNDSVLKHEEERWTIHGDPTEGALLAAAGKAGLERAALEAQEPRRDTIPFESLHQYMATLHSSNDEAPASVFMKGSVESVLERCRDALGLDGGRESLDAAAVHADVERLAAAGLRVLAFARGELPAGVTDLEHDHLTDLTFLGLQAMIDPPRPEAIAAVKACQTAGIRVKMITGDHAVTAAAIARQIGLVADDDTALPVALTGSDLSRLTDAELIARAEDTAVFARVSPEQKLRLVEALQSRGHVVAMTGDGVNDAPALKQSDIGTAMGINGTDVAKEAADMVLTDDNFASIEAAVEEGRGVFDNLIKFITWTLPTNLGEGLVILAAIFLGSTLPILPVQILWINMTTAVLLGLMLAFEPKEAGIMERQPRKPTTPILTGDLIRRIIFVGALLLAGAFGLFEWAQGEGMSSEVSRTLAVNVFVVVELFYLFNCRSLTRSYFRLPQFSNRWVLGGVAIMIALQLLYTYAPFMNTAFQSAPLEAWMWLPILALGVVAFLLVEIEKAVSNSLARRRA; from the coding sequence ATGGACCAAATCGCCGGGATGAACTGGCATCACTTGCCGGCCGAAGAGGTCTTCGAGCTCATCGAGACGAACCCCGACGCAGGGCTCGATGTGTTCGAGGTCAAGCACCGGCAAGAGGAGTTCGGCCCGAACGAACTCACGGCGCGCGGCGGTTCGAGTGCCTTCAAACGCTTTCTGCTGCAGTTTCACCAACCGCTGATCTACATCCTCATTGCGTCCGGCGCCATAACCGCCTTCTTGCGCGAATGGGTCGACTCCGGCGTCATTTTCGGCGTCGTCATCGTCAACGCAGTCGTGGGCTACCTTCAGGAGGCGAAGGCCGTTCAGGCGATCGAGGCGCTGGCCAAGACCATGACGACAGAAGCCACCGTGCTGCGCAGCGGTGAGCAGGTGCGGCTCTCGGCGGTCGATCTCGTGCCGGGCGACATCGTCTTCTTGCAGGCCGGCGACAGGGTGCCGGCCGATCTACGCCTGTTCCGCAGTCGTGATCTCCAAATCGACGAGTCGGCGTTGACCGGCGAGTCTTTACCGGTGGAGAAGCGGCCCGAACTCGTGGAACGCGAGACGGTGCTGGCCGAGCGCGCAAACATGGCCTACGCATCCGCTTTGGTCACGTTCGGCCAGGGTGCAGGTGTGGTCGTCGGCATCGGCGACGATACCGAAGTCGGACGCATCTCGAGCCTTATCACGCAGGCGGACGACCTGTCGACGCCTCTGACCAAGAAGATTGCGGCGTTCAGCACGCTCCTGCTGATCGTGATCCTTGCGCTTGGCGCGGTGACGTTCGTCGTCGGGCTGCTTCGCGGCGAGACGGTGGTCGATATGTTCCTCGCCGCGGTGGCGCTGGCCGTCGGGGCCATCCCGGAGGGTTTGCCGGCGGCCGTGACGATCACCCTGGCGATCGGCGTGTCACGCATGGCCAGGCGCAAGGCGATCATTCGCAAGTTGCCGGCGGTGGAGACTCTCGGCAGCACTACTGTGATCTGCACCGACAAGACCGGCACGCTCACACAGAATCAAATGACGGTGCAGCGTATCGTCACCGGGGGCCGGGAGTTCGTCGTGAGCGGTGGCGGCTATGAGCCGGTCGGTTCTGTCGCTACCGCCGCGGATCCACATAACGCCGTAGATGTCGACACAATTCCGGCTCTGCGCACCACTCTCGTTGCCGGAGCGCTCTGCAACGACAGCGTGCTGAAGCACGAGGAAGAGCGCTGGACGATCCACGGCGACCCCACGGAGGGCGCCCTCCTCGCGGCGGCCGGAAAGGCTGGTCTAGAGCGCGCGGCTCTGGAGGCGCAGGAGCCGCGTCGTGACACGATCCCATTCGAGTCGCTGCACCAGTACATGGCAACGCTGCACAGCTCAAACGACGAAGCGCCGGCGAGTGTCTTCATGAAGGGCAGCGTCGAGAGTGTTCTCGAGCGCTGCCGTGACGCTCTCGGCCTCGACGGTGGTCGCGAGTCTCTCGACGCTGCCGCCGTGCACGCCGATGTGGAGCGTCTTGCCGCGGCGGGGCTGCGTGTGCTCGCCTTTGCCCGCGGGGAACTGCCTGCGGGGGTGACCGATCTCGAGCACGATCACCTCACTGACCTCACCTTCCTTGGTCTGCAGGCGATGATCGATCCGCCGCGGCCGGAGGCGATCGCGGCGGTCAAGGCCTGCCAGACGGCCGGCATTCGAGTCAAGATGATCACCGGCGATCACGCGGTGACGGCGGCCGCGATCGCGCGCCAGATCGGGCTTGTGGCGGACGACGATACGGCCCTCCCGGTCGCGCTCACGGGCAGTGATCTGAGTCGTCTCACTGACGCGGAACTCATCGCGCGCGCCGAGGATACTGCCGTCTTCGCGCGCGTGTCTCCGGAGCAGAAGCTGCGTCTGGTGGAGGCACTACAGAGTCGGGGGCACGTCGTTGCCATGACCGGCGATGGTGTCAACGACGCCCCTGCCCTCAAGCAATCCGATATCGGCACAGCGATGGGCATCAACGGCACCGATGTCGCCAAGGAGGCGGCCGACATGGTGCTCACCGACGACAACTTCGCCTCGATCGAAGCGGCCGTCGAGGAGGGTCGTGGCGTCTTCGACAACCTCATCAAGTTCATCACCTGGACGCTGCCGACGAACCTCGGTGAGGGGCTGGTGATCCTCGCTGCGATCTTTCTCGGCAGTACTCTCCCGATCCTGCCGGTGCAGATTCTCTGGATAAACATGACGACTGCCGTTCTTCTGGGGCTCATGCTTGCCTTCGAGCCCAAGGAGGCGGGCATCATGGAGCGTCAGCCGCGCAAGCCGACGACGCCAATCCTGACCGGCGATCTCATCAGGCGCATCATCTTCGTGGGTGCACTGTTGCTCGCCGGGGCCTTCGGCCTCTTCGAGTGGGCGCAGGGCGAGGGCATGTCGTCCGAGGTCTCGCGCACGCTCGCCGTCAACGTCTTCGTGGTAGTGGAGTTGTTCTACCTGTTCAACTGTCGCTCGCTCACGCGCTCATACTTCCGCCTGCCACAGTTCTCGAATCGCTGGGTGCTCGGCGGCGTTGCGATCATGATCGCGCTGCAGTTGCTCTACACGTACGCGCCGTTCATGAATACGGCCTTCCAGAGCGCTCCCCTGGAGGCCTGGATGTGGCTACCGATTCTGGCGCTCGGCGTGGTCGCCTTTCTCCTTGTCGAGATCGAGAAGGCCGTCAGCAACAGTCTGGCGCGGCGACGGGCGTAG
- a CDS encoding ABC transporter permease, whose protein sequence is MWAIALKEFRQLRRDRRTVAMLFLLPLLFLVVFGYAASFDVQRVPTIVMGPGAGLVATMLPDQLDVQRTDAAGDVAAAEDALRRGEAVVALVIPSTSADEPRILVDGTELFAAQAALRRLAELRAGDSASTSSTSTSTSTTAPSAQEETATASPAAAALSSVQVDVLFNPDLRTAVIMIPGLCGIILVFVGTVATALGVVRERQAGTLEQLAVMPFRPRDVFIGKIAPYLLIAAIDMAIIVAAGMLLFDVPFRGSVATFTLGAGLFLFVTLGTGVLISTLSQTQGQAIQLSIMTMVPQFLLSGLFFPLYSMAAGVRWIGYILPLTYFIKIARGVMLRDTPIAALWLPFTVLAIMALVVFALSTWRFQRDLAPADKAARKS, encoded by the coding sequence ATGTGGGCGATCGCGCTCAAGGAGTTCCGCCAACTGCGCCGCGACCGGCGCACGGTCGCGATGCTGTTTCTGCTGCCGCTCCTCTTCCTCGTCGTGTTCGGCTACGCCGCGAGCTTCGACGTGCAGCGAGTGCCAACTATCGTCATGGGCCCGGGCGCCGGACTTGTCGCCACCATGCTGCCCGACCAGCTCGACGTGCAGCGCACCGACGCCGCCGGCGACGTCGCCGCCGCCGAAGACGCTCTCCGCCGCGGCGAAGCGGTCGTCGCCCTCGTGATCCCTTCTACGTCGGCAGATGAGCCGCGCATCCTCGTGGACGGAACGGAGCTCTTCGCCGCCCAAGCCGCGCTGCGTCGCCTGGCAGAACTGCGCGCCGGCGACAGCGCGTCGACATCGAGCACCTCAACGAGCACGTCGACCACGGCACCGAGCGCGCAAGAGGAGACCGCGACCGCATCGCCGGCGGCCGCCGCGCTGAGTTCGGTGCAGGTCGATGTGCTCTTCAATCCGGACCTGCGCACCGCCGTGATCATGATCCCGGGGCTCTGCGGAATCATCCTTGTCTTCGTCGGCACGGTCGCGACCGCACTCGGCGTCGTACGCGAACGGCAGGCGGGAACCCTCGAGCAGCTCGCGGTCATGCCCTTCCGTCCGCGAGACGTCTTCATCGGGAAGATCGCCCCTTACCTCTTGATCGCGGCGATCGACATGGCGATCATCGTGGCCGCCGGCATGCTCCTGTTCGATGTCCCCTTCCGCGGTTCCGTGGCCACGTTCACGCTCGGTGCCGGCCTCTTTCTCTTCGTCACTCTCGGTACCGGAGTACTCATCTCGACGCTCTCGCAGACGCAGGGGCAGGCGATACAGCTCTCGATCATGACCATGGTTCCGCAGTTCCTCCTCAGCGGCCTCTTCTTCCCTCTCTACTCCATGGCCGCCGGGGTCCGCTGGATCGGCTACATCCTGCCCTTGACCTACTTCATCAAGATCGCTCGCGGCGTGATGCTGCGCGACACGCCGATTGCGGCTCTCTGGCTGCCGTTCACCGTTCTCGCCATCATGGCGCTCGTCGTCTTCGCTCTCTCGACATGGCGCTTCCAGCGCGACCTCGCGCCGGCCGACAAGGCAGCCCGCAAGTCATGA
- a CDS encoding TetR family transcriptional regulator yields the protein MAPSDKRNPQTGTGDATPGGATGRRRGKAATRDAILAAARDAFATAGYDRATLRGIAHAAHVDPALVIHYFGSKKGLFAIALQLPVSPGDIITALLSSKDPSAHDHLGETIVRTFLSAWEPPTSRPQLVAMVRSGLTNDVAQAMIRDTLGAQIFQPVTAALGVPDGELRATLIGSQLVGLAIMRYIIFIEPIASATPEHLVAAVGPTIQHYLLDDLTGYEHPSPPPTTLRPSPRQTVADGLLDLDKEKGDHAERQNR from the coding sequence ATGGCGCCAAGTGACAAGCGCAACCCTCAAACAGGTACCGGAGACGCCACGCCAGGCGGCGCCACAGGGCGAAGACGCGGGAAGGCCGCGACACGCGACGCCATTCTCGCGGCCGCTCGCGACGCCTTCGCCACAGCCGGCTACGATCGCGCTACGTTGCGCGGTATCGCTCACGCAGCGCACGTGGATCCCGCTCTGGTAATCCACTACTTCGGCTCCAAGAAGGGCCTCTTCGCCATCGCGCTGCAACTCCCAGTCTCGCCGGGCGACATCATCACGGCCCTCCTGAGCAGCAAGGATCCGAGCGCGCACGACCATCTCGGGGAGACCATAGTGCGCACGTTCTTGAGCGCCTGGGAACCACCGACGAGCAGGCCGCAACTCGTCGCCATGGTGCGTTCTGGTCTCACCAACGACGTCGCGCAGGCGATGATCCGGGACACCCTCGGGGCTCAGATCTTCCAGCCGGTGACGGCCGCGCTCGGCGTCCCCGACGGCGAACTGCGCGCAACGCTCATCGGCTCGCAACTCGTCGGACTCGCCATCATGCGCTACATCATCTTCATCGAGCCGATCGCGTCGGCCACGCCGGAACACCTCGTGGCCGCAGTCGGTCCCACCATTCAGCATTACCTGCTCGACGACCTCACGGGCTACGAGCATCCGAGCCCGCCGCCGACTACGCTACGCCCGTCGCCGCGCCAGACTGTTGCTGACGGCCTTCTCGATCTCGACAAGGAGAAAGGCGACCACGCCGAGCGCCAGAATCGGTAG